In one Desulfobaculum bizertense DSM 18034 genomic region, the following are encoded:
- a CDS encoding DUF4125 family protein: protein MTEARKNELVKDIIEHELKMFLAVNNAGGTSVCQEHPDSFRVMREMTHAVMNEAFLESYLNDLKEAEKAGRNLMTEKYALMGGQIPPLNDDEMLRNIVVVEGTWRRQVAERFPRSVQPEGHQGFCLYLGSELQTYSRKSLMLYEECMNAARKEGRNLVQERYEILMQKLGYGSLEQCEAKLAAQ, encoded by the coding sequence ATGACCGAAGCGCGAAAAAATGAGCTTGTTAAGGATATTATTGAACACGAACTGAAAATGTTCCTCGCAGTCAATAATGCTGGCGGGACGTCTGTCTGTCAGGAGCACCCGGACTCCTTCCGCGTCATGCGTGAGATGACGCACGCTGTTATGAATGAAGCATTTCTTGAGTCATACCTGAACGACCTCAAGGAAGCGGAAAAGGCTGGTCGCAACCTGATGACCGAAAAATATGCCCTCATGGGTGGCCAGATTCCCCCGCTCAACGATGACGAAATGCTCCGCAACATCGTTGTCGTCGAAGGCACATGGCGTCGGCAGGTTGCAGAGCGCTTCCCACGGAGTGTGCAGCCAGAGGGCCATCAGGGCTTTTGCCTCTACCTTGGTTCCGAGCTTCAGACCTACTCTCGCAAGAGCCTCATGCTCTACGAAGAATGCATGAATGCCGCCCGCAAAGAGGGCCGCAACCTCGTTCAGGAACGCTACGAAATTTTGATGCAGAAACTGGGCTACGGCTCACTGGAACAATGCGAAGCCAAACTGGCCGCACAATAG
- a CDS encoding APC family permease, producing MSQTEQVKLEKSLSPAQVWALALGSIVGWGCFVLPGDMFLPQAGPLGTLIGFGLGAFLLCFVAVCYSYMIKYAPVAGGAFAYAYVGFGPTAAFVCGWALVLGYIAIIGIDIAALALIFRFLFPGVFEFGALYTIAGWDVYTGEVLLMTGATLLFGWLNYRGVSFAGKLQVVLAFLLTIGIISLFAGTASQETAHLSNLTPLFSEHRSTVACVLLILAISPFLFVGFDTVPQAAEEFSFEPSRARNIMIIAIICGVILYSLVTLSVGIVIPYPEMLARMDALRLSGGTAWATGEAATIAFGKFGAVVLSCAVMGAVCTGINGFYIATSRLLLSMARGRILPAWFGDIHPKYRSPYKAILFTIVIVLLTPFAGRSVVGWIVDMSSVGTGIGYLFTCLAARRVLLGSTGVSDKATRLFCCSVGTLTAVMCIVLLLVPGSPAHISVASQWCLVVWVAMGFFFYFSNRSVWVKLPEVELRSNVLGSADIPVFFKPRNPQPMGNAEPVRVRSEYKD from the coding sequence ATGTCACAAACTGAACAGGTTAAGTTAGAAAAATCCCTTTCACCAGCGCAGGTCTGGGCGTTGGCTCTTGGATCAATCGTTGGTTGGGGGTGTTTTGTTCTCCCTGGCGATATGTTTTTGCCCCAAGCTGGTCCCTTGGGAACGCTGATTGGTTTTGGCCTCGGTGCTTTTCTGCTCTGTTTTGTGGCTGTGTGCTACAGCTACATGATTAAATACGCTCCAGTTGCCGGTGGAGCTTTTGCATATGCTTACGTTGGCTTTGGACCAACAGCCGCCTTTGTCTGCGGCTGGGCGCTGGTCCTTGGCTACATCGCTATTATCGGTATTGATATTGCCGCGCTTGCCCTAATTTTCCGTTTCCTGTTCCCTGGAGTCTTTGAGTTCGGGGCCTTGTACACCATTGCAGGGTGGGACGTATACACAGGTGAGGTGCTGCTCATGACAGGCGCAACCTTGCTCTTTGGCTGGCTGAATTATCGCGGCGTCAGCTTTGCTGGCAAGTTGCAGGTCGTTCTGGCTTTCCTGCTGACCATCGGTATTATTTCCCTTTTTGCTGGTACCGCATCACAGGAAACCGCACACCTTTCCAACCTCACTCCGCTGTTCTCTGAGCACAGAAGCACAGTGGCTTGTGTCCTTCTGATTCTCGCAATTTCTCCTTTCCTCTTTGTTGGTTTCGATACCGTTCCTCAGGCCGCAGAAGAGTTCTCCTTTGAACCTTCCCGTGCACGTAACATCATGATTATTGCCATTATTTGTGGTGTTATCCTGTACAGCCTCGTGACCCTGTCCGTTGGTATTGTTATTCCATATCCTGAGATGCTCGCCAGAATGGACGCTCTTCGCTTGAGCGGTGGTACGGCGTGGGCAACTGGCGAAGCTGCCACAATCGCTTTCGGCAAGTTTGGTGCTGTTGTGCTGTCCTGTGCTGTTATGGGTGCTGTTTGTACCGGCATTAACGGCTTCTACATCGCAACCTCCCGCTTGCTCCTGAGCATGGCGCGTGGCCGCATCCTGCCTGCATGGTTCGGTGACATTCATCCCAAGTACCGTTCCCCCTACAAGGCAATTCTTTTTACCATCGTCATTGTCCTGCTGACGCCGTTCGCTGGCCGCTCCGTTGTTGGGTGGATCGTGGACATGAGTTCCGTCGGCACGGGTATTGGCTACCTGTTTACCTGCCTTGCTGCCCGCCGCGTCCTGCTTGGAAGCACTGGCGTTTCTGATAAGGCAACCCGTTTGTTCTGCTGCTCTGTTGGTACGTTGACCGCAGTCATGTGCATTGTCCTGCTGTTGGTTCCTGGTTCTCCTGCACACATCAGTGTGGCATCCCAGTGGTGCCTGGTTGTGTGGGTTGCAATGGGCTTTTTCTTCTACTTCTCGAACAGGTCCGTGTGGGTAAAGCTCCCCGAGGTGGAACTTCGCTCCAACGTGCTTGGCAGTGCAGATATTCCGGTCTTTTTCAAGCCTCGCAATCCTCAGCCGATGGGCAATGCGGAGCCGGTTCGGGTTCGTTCCGAATACAAGGACTAG